A section of the Candidatus Limnocylindrales bacterium genome encodes:
- a CDS encoding cytochrome c maturation protein CcmE: MGRQLKFIAGISLIIATVGYLVWTSVDQTKMYMITVPEFLGSGEAYANSTVRIAGKVAPGSMQWNSTARDLRFTVVDMNGQPGEVKVQYEGLLPDMFAENRDVVVEGFYTSASPFKATKVMTSCPSKYQSKDNAKDNAKDGAKAGTMDSANGAGNGKPS; the protein is encoded by the coding sequence ATGGGACGCCAGCTCAAATTCATTGCCGGAATCAGCCTCATCATCGCCACGGTCGGCTATCTGGTCTGGACCAGCGTCGATCAAACCAAGATGTACATGATTACGGTGCCGGAGTTTCTGGGGTCCGGCGAGGCGTATGCCAATTCCACGGTACGGATCGCCGGCAAGGTTGCGCCCGGCTCGATGCAGTGGAACTCGACTGCCCGTGACCTGCGTTTCACCGTCGTCGACATGAACGGTCAGCCCGGAGAAGTGAAGGTCCAGTACGAAGGACTTCTTCCCGACATGTTCGCGGAGAATCGCGACGTCGTCGTCGAAGGCTTCTACACCAGCGCCAGCCCGTTCAAGGCCACCAAGGTGATGACGAGCTGCCCGTCCAAATATCAGTCCAAGGACAACGCCAAGGACAATGCCAAGGACGGTGCCAAGGCCGGCACCATGGATAGCGCGAACGGCGCAGGGAATGGCAAGCCGTCATGA
- a CDS encoding cytidine/deoxycytidylate deaminase family protein: MDDRPSWDEYFMTITREVAERSTCLRAKVGAVIVRERNILATGYNGAPAGMPHCLDVGCEIYESRNPGGEVVQNCFRTIHAEINAIAQSARQGTAIREADIYVTHTPCVHCFKTIVNTGIRRIFYEKPYKLETIAELRERSGVDLVQVVLPNRS; the protein is encoded by the coding sequence ATGGACGACCGGCCGAGCTGGGACGAATATTTCATGACGATCACACGCGAGGTCGCCGAGCGCTCGACGTGCCTGCGCGCAAAGGTCGGCGCGGTCATCGTTCGCGAGCGCAACATCCTTGCCACGGGGTACAACGGAGCGCCCGCCGGCATGCCGCACTGCCTCGACGTCGGATGCGAGATCTATGAATCCCGCAATCCCGGCGGGGAGGTCGTGCAGAACTGCTTTCGGACGATTCACGCGGAAATCAACGCCATCGCACAGTCGGCGCGGCAGGGAACGGCAATCCGCGAAGCCGACATCTACGTGACGCACACGCCGTGCGTCCACTGCTTCAAGACCATCGTCAACACCGGCATCCGCCGGATCTTCTACGAAAAGCCGTACAAGCTCGAGACGATCGCGGAGCTTCGCGAACGGTCGGGTGTCGACCTCGTGCAGGTCGTCCTGCCCAATCGAAGCTGA
- a CDS encoding UvrD-helicase domain-containing protein: MTLNASQLEAVQHHEGPLLVLAGAGSGKTRVLVHRIARLLESGLAYPNEILAVTFTNKAARELVERCRAMVGRAADELWVGTFHGIGARLLRRHGGLLGYPSSFSILDTDDQVRLLKDVIISSGFAEDRVRPEYLRSFIDAAKNDARNPSDAMAAAETAAEVDAASLYASYQQRLATMGAVDFGDLITGILRLFQSHPEVLERYQRSIRFLHIDEYQDTNRAQYLMVGMLAAHHRNLCVVGDDDQSIYAWRGADPRNILEFERDFPGAKVIRLEQNYRSTRNIIDAAAAVIAKNESRHSKTMWTDAEPGAKITVYHASDERDEARYVAADLMSLGAARGRAAVFYRTNAQSRAIEEELVRARMPYVIVGGTRFYERREVRDLIAYLRFANNPADDLSLERIINVPARGIGRTTWERLLDCAARAPRDPREPTRGTSVWQAIADDSFAVTLGGAARSRLVQFRTAAHGWLEGVFDGVAPLLLRILDDTGYLAYLEGRPDDDPTGRIENVKELVSVAQMFDEEFDAAANPEIPSPLVGFLERLALASDVDSYESREQAVTLMTVHNSKGLEYSHVFMLGMEEGVFPHSRSVGEDERGVEEERRLCYVGMTRARERLVLTRARRRYVFGSVQYNFASRFLDEIPPALLVHERSSSEHLEPAALREKPAQERFDDGWSREWHDWRDDAPVRSATVSPSRTMRRPETKPAPVARPGSLYKPGMRVVHPMFGTGTVRETDGTGESEKLIVQFQRFGLKKLVAHLARLEIVA, translated from the coding sequence ATGACTCTCAACGCAAGTCAGCTCGAAGCGGTCCAGCATCACGAAGGACCGCTTCTCGTCCTCGCCGGCGCGGGCAGCGGCAAGACACGCGTGCTGGTGCATCGCATCGCACGTCTTCTCGAAAGCGGTCTTGCGTACCCGAACGAGATACTCGCCGTCACGTTCACCAACAAGGCGGCGCGCGAGCTCGTCGAGCGCTGTCGCGCGATGGTCGGACGCGCGGCCGACGAGCTGTGGGTCGGCACGTTTCACGGCATCGGCGCGCGGCTTCTTCGCCGCCATGGCGGGCTGCTCGGATATCCGTCGTCGTTCTCGATTCTCGACACCGACGACCAGGTCCGGCTTTTGAAGGACGTGATCATCTCTTCCGGTTTCGCCGAGGACCGCGTGCGGCCGGAGTATCTCCGCAGCTTCATCGATGCGGCCAAGAACGACGCACGCAACCCGTCGGATGCAATGGCGGCGGCCGAAACGGCGGCGGAAGTCGATGCGGCAAGCCTGTACGCGAGCTACCAGCAGAGGCTCGCGACGATGGGCGCCGTCGACTTCGGCGATCTCATCACCGGCATCCTGCGCCTGTTCCAGTCCCATCCGGAAGTTCTCGAGCGCTACCAGAGGTCGATCCGCTTCCTGCACATCGACGAGTACCAGGACACCAACCGCGCCCAGTACCTGATGGTCGGCATGCTTGCCGCGCATCACCGCAACCTGTGCGTGGTCGGGGACGACGACCAGTCGATCTATGCATGGCGCGGCGCCGACCCGCGAAACATCCTCGAGTTCGAGCGCGATTTTCCCGGCGCGAAGGTCATCCGGCTCGAGCAGAACTACCGGTCGACCCGCAACATCATCGACGCCGCGGCCGCGGTGATCGCAAAGAACGAGAGCCGTCATTCGAAGACGATGTGGACCGACGCCGAGCCGGGCGCGAAGATCACCGTCTACCACGCCAGCGACGAACGCGACGAAGCGCGCTACGTTGCGGCCGACCTGATGTCGCTCGGTGCGGCGCGCGGCCGCGCGGCGGTATTCTACCGCACCAACGCGCAGTCGCGCGCGATCGAGGAAGAGCTCGTGCGCGCGCGCATGCCGTACGTGATCGTCGGCGGCACGCGTTTCTATGAACGCCGGGAGGTGCGCGACCTGATCGCGTACCTGCGTTTCGCGAACAACCCGGCCGACGACCTGAGCCTCGAACGCATCATCAACGTCCCGGCCCGCGGCATTGGCCGGACCACCTGGGAACGCCTTCTCGATTGTGCCGCGCGCGCACCGCGCGACCCGCGGGAGCCGACCAGGGGAACGTCGGTATGGCAAGCGATTGCCGACGACAGCTTCGCGGTGACCCTGGGCGGCGCGGCCCGCTCGCGCCTGGTGCAGTTCCGCACGGCGGCGCACGGCTGGCTGGAAGGCGTCTTCGATGGTGTTGCGCCGCTTCTGCTGCGGATTCTCGACGATACCGGCTACCTCGCGTACCTCGAAGGCCGGCCCGACGACGATCCGACCGGACGCATCGAAAACGTCAAGGAGCTCGTCAGCGTCGCGCAGATGTTCGACGAAGAGTTCGATGCGGCCGCCAATCCGGAAATCCCGTCGCCGCTGGTCGGATTTCTCGAGCGCCTTGCGCTCGCGTCCGACGTCGACAGCTACGAGAGCCGCGAGCAGGCCGTCACGCTGATGACGGTCCACAACTCGAAAGGCCTCGAGTACTCGCACGTGTTCATGCTCGGCATGGAGGAAGGCGTCTTTCCGCATTCGCGCTCGGTCGGTGAGGACGAGCGCGGCGTCGAGGAAGAGCGCCGGCTCTGTTACGTCGGGATGACGCGCGCGCGCGAGCGTCTGGTCCTGACGAGAGCGCGGCGGCGCTACGTGTTCGGATCGGTGCAGTACAACTTCGCGTCGCGCTTTCTCGACGAGATCCCGCCCGCCCTGCTGGTCCACGAGCGCAGCTCGAGCGAGCACCTCGAGCCGGCCGCGCTTCGCGAAAAGCCGGCCCAGGAACGGTTCGACGACGGGTGGTCACGGGAATGGCACGACTGGCGCGACGATGCGCCGGTTCGCAGCGCAACAGTTTCACCGTCGCGCACCATGCGGCGGCCGGAAACAAAGCCGGCGCCGGTCGCGCGTCCCGGCAGCCTTTACAAGCCCGGGATGCGGGTCGTTCATCCGATGTTCGGAACGGGAACGGTGCGCGAGACCGATGGAACCGGCGAAAGCGAGAAGCTGATCGTGCAGTTCCAGCGCTTCGGACTGAAGAAGCTCGTCGCGCACCTGGCGCGACTGGAGATCGTGGCGTAA
- a CDS encoding crotonase/enoyl-CoA hydratase family protein: MASTLRTEIVRGVGHVVLSRASEYNTITPALRDELADAIDELERDEEVHVILLRAEGPAFCAGYGLDWSTVGQAREDKASAEGARRVWDSVADMRMMGRFVETYMKLWYARKPTIAAVQGWCIGGGTDMVLCADIILAAEGASFGYPPSRVWGTPTTAMWVYRMGLEQAKRYLLTGDEIVAKKAAEIGLILETVPDDRLLEHATAFAERMARVPTSQLIMLKLLCNQTAENMGMSSTRTLGVLFDGIARHTQEGLDFVARSSDVGFRQAVRERDDPFGDYGSKPKSRS; the protein is encoded by the coding sequence ATGGCATCGACCCTGAGAACCGAGATCGTTCGTGGCGTCGGCCACGTCGTCCTGTCGCGCGCGTCGGAATACAACACGATCACTCCCGCGCTGCGCGACGAGCTTGCCGATGCGATCGACGAGCTCGAACGCGACGAAGAGGTCCACGTGATTCTGCTGCGCGCCGAAGGCCCCGCGTTCTGCGCCGGATACGGCCTCGACTGGTCGACCGTCGGCCAGGCGCGCGAGGACAAGGCTTCGGCCGAGGGAGCGCGCAGGGTCTGGGACTCGGTCGCCGACATGCGGATGATGGGTCGCTTCGTGGAGACCTACATGAAGCTCTGGTACGCCCGGAAACCGACGATCGCCGCCGTGCAGGGGTGGTGCATCGGCGGAGGCACCGACATGGTGCTGTGCGCCGACATCATCCTCGCCGCCGAAGGTGCGTCGTTCGGTTATCCACCGTCGCGGGTGTGGGGAACGCCGACGACCGCGATGTGGGTGTACCGAATGGGTCTCGAGCAGGCCAAGCGCTACCTGCTGACCGGTGACGAGATTGTCGCGAAGAAAGCTGCGGAGATCGGGCTCATCCTGGAAACCGTCCCCGACGATCGCCTGCTCGAGCATGCCACGGCATTTGCCGAGCGCATGGCCCGGGTGCCGACCAGCCAGCTCATCATGCTGAAGCTGCTCTGCAATCAGACCGCGGAGAACATGGGGATGTCGTCGACGCGCACGCTCGGGGTGCTGTTCGACGGCATCGCCCGGCACACGCAGGAGGGACTCGACTTCGTCGCCCGCTCCTCGGACGTGGGATTCCGCCAAGCCGTGCGCGAACGCGACGATCCCTTTGGCGACTACGGCAGCAAGCCAAAGTCCAGAAGCTGA
- a CDS encoding 2-oxo acid dehydrogenase subunit E2, with translation MHVWRAPTDPTVYGVLEVDMRKTLSWLAEINAIPGSRVTPTHLVIKAIAKALAETPAANAMIALGRVYIRDSVDIYCQVATDGGRDLSGVKVRHADRKSPAEIAEELAYSVAAVRSGRDRGSEATKKSLSRMPDFLLRPLLRLTSFLTFDLQLDLSAIGIAYDQFGGAMVSNVGGFGLGNGLAPLVPISRSPIVLLVGEIRERPLAENGQVIAAPMVNIGATFDHRLIDGYQASVMARTVIESVRDPENAFGPPRRTGTTSSRSS, from the coding sequence GTGCACGTCTGGCGCGCGCCCACCGATCCGACCGTCTACGGCGTGCTCGAAGTCGACATGCGGAAAACCCTTTCCTGGCTCGCCGAGATCAACGCGATCCCCGGATCGCGCGTGACCCCCACGCACCTGGTCATCAAGGCGATCGCCAAGGCGCTGGCCGAAACCCCTGCCGCGAACGCGATGATCGCACTCGGCCGCGTCTATATCCGCGACAGCGTCGACATCTACTGTCAGGTCGCCACCGACGGCGGCCGCGATCTGTCCGGCGTCAAGGTTCGCCACGCCGACCGCAAGTCGCCCGCCGAGATTGCCGAGGAGCTTGCATACTCGGTCGCCGCCGTACGCTCCGGCCGCGATCGCGGTTCGGAAGCGACGAAGAAATCACTGTCGCGGATGCCCGATTTTCTGCTGCGGCCGCTGCTGCGCCTGACGAGCTTCCTGACGTTCGATCTCCAGCTCGATCTCTCCGCGATCGGCATCGCGTACGACCAGTTCGGCGGCGCGATGGTTTCCAACGTCGGCGGATTCGGGCTCGGCAATGGGCTGGCTCCGCTGGTTCCGATCAGCCGCTCACCGATCGTCCTGCTGGTCGGAGAGATTCGCGAGCGGCCGCTTGCCGAGAACGGGCAGGTGATCGCGGCGCCGATGGTCAACATCGGTGCGACGTTCGACCATCGGCTGATCGACGGTTACCAGGCGTCGGTGATGGCGCGCACGGTGATCGAATCGGTCCGGGATCCCGAAAACGCGTTCGGACCGCCGCGACGCACTGGCACTACTTCCAGCCGATCCAGCTGA
- a CDS encoding polyphenol oxidase family protein, which produces MPGLLCGFGDRSAEPPPQTVLLVRQVHGRRIVEGNLQAYAADHPDGLRRIDEEADALVARQPGIVVGVRTADCVPILLVARESRWAAAVHAGWRGTLAEIVREAVAAARAAGVPASELEAALGPSIGPCCYEVSPELAADFSRAGIAPAYGGDDRERKDAAADIALRPHLDLRLANRILLEQSGVSAEKIQLVGPCTRCAHERYHSYRAEPGSDGRQVSWIGWK; this is translated from the coding sequence GTGCCGGGTCTGCTCTGCGGCTTCGGTGACCGCAGCGCCGAGCCGCCGCCGCAAACGGTGCTGCTCGTGCGCCAGGTGCACGGCCGCCGAATCGTGGAAGGAAATCTGCAGGCGTACGCGGCGGACCATCCGGACGGCCTGCGGCGGATCGACGAGGAAGCCGACGCGCTCGTCGCGCGGCAACCGGGAATCGTCGTCGGCGTGCGTACGGCCGACTGCGTTCCGATCCTTCTCGTTGCGCGCGAATCGCGGTGGGCGGCCGCGGTGCACGCGGGGTGGCGCGGAACGCTGGCGGAAATCGTGCGGGAAGCGGTAGCTGCGGCGCGCGCGGCCGGTGTGCCGGCATCGGAGCTCGAGGCAGCACTCGGTCCGAGCATCGGCCCGTGCTGTTACGAGGTATCGCCGGAGCTCGCCGCCGATTTTTCGCGTGCCGGAATCGCTCCGGCGTACGGCGGCGACGATCGCGAGCGCAAGGACGCTGCGGCTGACATCGCGCTGCGGCCGCATCTCGATCTGCGACTGGCCAACCGGATCCTGCTCGAGCAAAGCGGCGTATCCGCAGAGAAGATTCAGCTCGTCGGTCCGTGCACGCGCTGCGCGCACGAGCGTTACCATTCGTATCGCGCCGAGCCCGGGTCCGACGGACGACAGGTCAGCTGGATCGGCTGGAAGTAG
- a CDS encoding DNA gyrase inhibitor YacG gives MTSMRCPTCKQSVEPGARFRPFCCERCKLIDLGRWLDGSYAIPGEPASDEELSEDLLSQGPLAPHEEDDTPGRDAKPRRHRN, from the coding sequence ATGACATCCATGCGCTGCCCGACCTGCAAACAGAGCGTGGAGCCCGGGGCGAGGTTCCGCCCGTTCTGCTGCGAGCGCTGCAAGCTGATCGATCTCGGCCGCTGGCTGGACGGTAGCTATGCAATTCCCGGCGAGCCGGCGTCCGACGAGGAACTTTCCGAAGACCTGCTTTCACAGGGTCCACTCGCTCCGCACGAAGAGGACGATACTCCCGGCCGCGACGCGAAGCCGCGACGACATCGCAACTGA
- the uvrA gene encoding excinuclease ABC subunit UvrA — protein MKRAIKIAGARTHNLKGIDCQFPARRISVVTGVSGSGKSSLVFDTLYAEGQRRYVQSLSTYARLFLEQMQRPDVDSISDIPPALALEQKNAIKNARSTVGTVTEVHDYLRLLMTHAGVARCSECGGEIRADTVSSAADALTAAHGGRRVAITANIDFHGMDAAEARQTLQRQGYGRVMTAGEAVPIDEVDVEVFAAGVAEVVIDRFSPGPDRLTRAAEAFARAFQIGAGSARVLLLDDGTAVGFTTRLACRACGRDHVAASPHLFSFNNPLGACVRCEGFGRVVDIDRDKVVPNKRLSLSDGAIAPWSTPAYVDFQQKFLQAAERRGISTQVSFSQLAEEDRRWIFEGDKRNPGVQGFFRWLEERRYKTHVRILLARYRSYRMCGECEGSRLKREALSVRLAGKNIAELSAMAISKLSRFLARLDLDATAASRTESVLRELRARLGYLEEVGLGYLTLDRQARTLSGGEAQRIHLASALGSALTDTLYALDEPTVGLHPRDSRRLLKVLRHLTKMGNTVVLVEHDPTIIQGSDHVIDLGPGGGAGGGSVMFEGKPSGLPGRESATGRLLLIRTVHRQEKRAAKVLDRGSIVIRGAKENNLAIDRVEIPLGRFVCVTGVSGSGKSTLVEQVLYENWLLQRGLGGHDAGRCDGIDGFERLDDVLMMSQASIGRSARSNPVTYLKAYDDIRKLFAATPQARRTKITPGAFSFNTPGGRCEHCQGTGITTLEMHFMADIEVPCDECGGRRFKPHVLDVRYRDRNITDVLAMTVDEAAEFFSDRGAIASKLRCLKSVGLGYLTLGQSTSTLSGGEAQRLKLAAFLVEEKRGRGSLFIFDEPTTGLHLQDIHTLIGVLDGLVARGHSVLVVEHHTDFIAHADWVIDLGPEGGDKGGKVVVAGSPLDVAGCAASHTGAELKGLLGL, from the coding sequence TTGAAACGCGCCATCAAAATCGCCGGGGCCCGCACCCACAACCTGAAGGGCATCGACTGCCAGTTCCCCGCGCGCCGGATCTCCGTGGTGACGGGTGTATCCGGATCCGGCAAATCCTCTCTGGTCTTCGACACGCTCTACGCCGAGGGGCAGCGCCGCTACGTGCAGTCGCTGTCGACGTACGCCCGGCTGTTTCTCGAGCAGATGCAACGTCCGGACGTCGATTCGATCAGCGACATTCCCCCCGCACTGGCGCTCGAACAGAAGAACGCGATCAAGAACGCACGCTCGACGGTCGGGACCGTCACCGAAGTCCACGACTACCTGCGGCTGCTGATGACCCATGCCGGCGTCGCGCGCTGCAGCGAGTGCGGCGGCGAGATCCGCGCGGACACGGTCTCGTCGGCGGCCGATGCGCTCACGGCCGCGCATGGCGGACGACGCGTCGCGATCACGGCAAACATCGACTTCCACGGCATGGATGCGGCCGAGGCGCGCCAGACCCTGCAGCGCCAGGGGTACGGACGTGTGATGACAGCAGGAGAAGCTGTCCCGATCGACGAGGTCGACGTCGAAGTTTTCGCAGCGGGGGTCGCGGAAGTCGTGATCGACCGGTTTTCACCGGGGCCCGACCGTCTGACGCGAGCGGCTGAAGCATTCGCGCGCGCGTTCCAGATCGGTGCGGGCTCGGCCCGAGTGCTGCTGCTCGACGACGGCACCGCCGTCGGCTTCACGACGCGCCTCGCATGCCGCGCATGCGGGCGCGACCACGTGGCCGCGAGCCCGCACCTGTTCAGCTTCAACAACCCGCTCGGCGCGTGCGTGCGCTGCGAGGGGTTCGGCCGCGTCGTCGACATCGATCGCGACAAGGTGGTGCCGAACAAGCGCCTTTCGCTGAGCGATGGTGCGATCGCACCATGGAGCACGCCCGCATACGTCGATTTCCAGCAGAAGTTCCTGCAGGCCGCCGAGCGCCGTGGAATCTCGACGCAGGTGTCGTTCTCGCAGCTTGCCGAGGAAGACCGCCGCTGGATCTTCGAAGGCGACAAGCGAAATCCGGGCGTGCAGGGTTTCTTCCGCTGGCTCGAGGAGCGCCGCTACAAGACGCACGTGCGCATCCTGCTCGCGCGCTACCGCAGCTACCGCATGTGCGGCGAGTGCGAGGGATCCCGTCTGAAGCGCGAGGCGCTCAGCGTGCGCCTCGCCGGCAAGAACATCGCCGAGCTGAGCGCAATGGCGATCTCGAAGCTTTCACGCTTCCTGGCACGGCTCGACCTCGATGCTACCGCGGCGAGCCGCACCGAGTCGGTGCTTCGCGAGCTGCGCGCGCGGCTCGGATATCTCGAGGAAGTCGGCCTCGGATATCTCACGCTCGACCGCCAGGCGCGCACGCTTTCGGGCGGCGAAGCGCAAAGAATCCACCTCGCGTCGGCGCTCGGCAGCGCGCTGACCGATACGCTCTATGCGCTCGACGAACCGACCGTCGGCCTGCATCCGCGCGACAGCCGGCGCCTGCTCAAGGTACTGCGACATCTGACCAAGATGGGCAACACCGTGGTGCTGGTCGAGCACGATCCGACCATCATCCAGGGCTCCGACCATGTGATCGATCTCGGGCCCGGCGGCGGCGCCGGCGGCGGCAGCGTGATGTTCGAGGGCAAACCGTCGGGACTTCCCGGGCGTGAGAGCGCCACCGGCAGGCTGCTCCTGATCCGCACCGTGCACCGGCAGGAGAAGCGCGCCGCGAAGGTTCTCGATCGCGGATCGATCGTCATCCGCGGTGCGAAGGAGAACAACCTCGCGATCGACCGCGTCGAGATCCCGCTCGGGCGGTTCGTCTGCGTGACGGGCGTCTCGGGATCGGGCAAATCGACGCTGGTCGAACAGGTGCTCTACGAGAACTGGCTGCTGCAGCGCGGGCTCGGCGGTCACGATGCCGGCCGCTGCGACGGCATCGACGGCTTCGAGCGGCTCGATGACGTGCTGATGATGAGCCAGGCCTCGATCGGCCGCTCGGCGCGCTCGAACCCGGTCACGTACCTCAAGGCATACGACGACATCCGCAAGCTGTTTGCCGCAACGCCGCAGGCGAGGCGCACGAAGATCACGCCCGGTGCGTTTTCGTTCAACACGCCCGGCGGGCGCTGCGAGCACTGCCAGGGCACCGGGATCACGACCCTCGAGATGCACTTCATGGCCGACATCGAAGTGCCGTGCGACGAATGCGGCGGGCGCCGCTTCAAGCCGCACGTGCTCGACGTTCGCTACCGCGATCGCAACATCACCGACGTGCTCGCGATGACGGTCGACGAGGCGGCAGAGTTCTTCTCGGACCGGGGTGCGATCGCTTCCAAGCTGCGCTGCCTCAAATCGGTCGGGCTCGGGTACCTGACGCTCGGACAATCGACGTCGACCCTGTCGGGCGGCGAGGCCCAGCGGCTCAAGCTCGCGGCGTTCCTGGTCGAGGAAAAGCGCGGTCGCGGATCGCTGTTCATCTTCGACGAGCCGACGACGGGCCTTCACCTGCAGGACATTCACACGCTCATCGGGGTGCTCGACGGGCTGGTCGCGCGCGGGCATTCTGTGCTCGTCGTAGAGCACCATACCGACTTCATCGCGCATGCGGACTGGGTGATCGATCTCGGGCCCGAAGGCGGAGATAAGGGCGGCAAGGTGGTCGTGGCCGGAAGCCCGCTCGACGTCGCGGGCTGCGCCGCATCTCACACCGGCGCCGAGCTGAAAGGGCTTCTCGGCCTGTAG
- a CDS encoding heme lyase CcmF/NrfE family subunit, with protein sequence MIEIGTLAIYLALATCLCAIAMSIAGAQRSRRRMIASGEHAAYATWGLVLVAVGVMLHALLTNDFRLKYVAEYSSTTLPLRYKITSLWGGMEGSLLFWCLLLTTFLSICQYQNRARNRALMPYVTATSATVAAFFLSLLAFITPPFALLPYVPVEGTDLNPLLQNYWMQIHPPSLYLGYVSWTIPFGFAIAALVTGRLDDLWIRTSRRWVLTAWFFLSLGNLFGARWAYEVLGWGGYWAWDPVENAAFMPWLTGTAYLHSVMIQERKDMLKVWNMALIIITFSLTIFGTFLTRSGVISSVHSFTQSGLGPYFMGFLCLILAVSSGLLIWRLKELRPRHNLDSLLSRESAFLFNNLLLVSIAFVTLWGTIFPVLSEAVRGIKITVGPPFFNLVNTLLAIPLLLLMGIGPLIAWRRASMRHLRDVFLVPAGFGLVAGLAAFALGMRSMSAVLVVSFAAFVLFTVVSEFHNGARARMSMVGEGYGTALRGLLRKNQRRYGGYIIHVGIVFMFLGITMSSVYRVEELHTVKKGEEFTVSGYTLRYEDWRGEDDPHLQKLIATLHVSEGGREIATLQPEKRFYKRPEQPATEIALRSTMKDDLYVVLGTLEKDGTATFQVYVNPLVWWLWFGGFVLVLGTGVAAFPVRRVVERERARETAAVHGPVR encoded by the coding sequence ATGATCGAAATCGGCACGCTCGCGATCTACCTCGCCCTTGCGACGTGCCTTTGCGCAATCGCAATGTCGATTGCCGGCGCGCAGCGGTCGCGCCGCCGCATGATCGCCAGCGGCGAGCACGCGGCGTATGCGACCTGGGGCCTCGTGCTGGTTGCCGTCGGCGTGATGCTGCACGCGCTTCTCACCAACGATTTCCGGCTGAAGTACGTCGCAGAATACAGCAGCACGACGCTTCCGCTGCGCTACAAGATCACGTCCCTATGGGGAGGGATGGAAGGCTCGCTGCTGTTCTGGTGCCTGCTGCTGACGACGTTCCTGTCGATCTGCCAGTACCAGAACCGCGCACGCAATCGTGCGCTGATGCCGTACGTCACGGCAACCAGCGCCACGGTCGCCGCGTTCTTCCTGTCGCTTCTTGCGTTCATTACCCCGCCGTTCGCGCTGCTTCCGTACGTGCCCGTCGAAGGCACCGACCTGAATCCGCTGCTGCAGAACTACTGGATGCAGATCCATCCGCCGTCGCTCTACCTCGGGTACGTGAGCTGGACGATTCCGTTCGGCTTTGCGATCGCCGCGCTGGTGACGGGACGGCTCGACGACCTGTGGATCCGTACGTCGCGTCGCTGGGTTCTCACCGCGTGGTTCTTCCTGTCGCTCGGCAACCTCTTCGGCGCGCGCTGGGCCTATGAGGTTCTCGGCTGGGGCGGCTACTGGGCGTGGGATCCTGTCGAGAATGCGGCGTTCATGCCGTGGCTGACGGGGACCGCGTACCTGCACTCGGTGATGATCCAGGAACGCAAGGACATGCTGAAGGTCTGGAACATGGCCCTCATCATCATCACGTTCTCGCTGACGATCTTCGGCACGTTCCTGACCCGGTCCGGCGTGATCTCGTCCGTCCATTCGTTTACGCAGTCCGGGCTCGGGCCGTATTTCATGGGCTTTCTCTGCCTGATCCTGGCGGTCAGCTCGGGGCTGCTCATCTGGCGCCTGAAGGAGCTCAGGCCGCGGCACAACCTCGACAGCCTGCTGTCGCGTGAGTCCGCGTTCCTGTTCAACAACCTGCTCCTCGTCAGTATCGCGTTCGTTACGCTCTGGGGCACGATCTTCCCGGTGCTTTCCGAGGCCGTCCGCGGCATCAAGATCACCGTCGGTCCGCCGTTCTTCAACCTCGTCAACACGCTGCTCGCGATTCCGCTGCTTCTGCTGATGGGCATCGGGCCGCTGATCGCATGGCGGCGGGCATCGATGCGACACCTGCGCGACGTTTTCCTCGTGCCGGCGGGGTTCGGGCTGGTCGCCGGACTGGCGGCTTTCGCGCTCGGAATGCGGTCGATGTCGGCGGTGCTGGTCGTCAGCTTCGCGGCGTTCGTGCTGTTCACGGTCGTGTCCGAATTTCACAACGGCGCACGCGCGCGCATGTCGATGGTCGGCGAAGGATACGGCACCGCGCTTCGCGGGCTGCTGCGCAAGAACCAGCGGCGCTACGGCGGCTATATCATCCACGTCGGCATCGTCTTCATGTTCCTCGGCATCACGATGTCTTCGGTCTACCGGGTCGAAGAGCTGCACACGGTCAAGAAAGGCGAGGAGTTCACCGTGTCCGGCTATACGCTTCGTTACGAAGACTGGCGCGGCGAAGACGATCCGCACCTCCAGAAGCTGATTGCGACGCTGCACGTCTCCGAGGGCGGCCGCGAGATTGCCACGCTCCAACCCGAGAAACGCTTCTACAAACGGCCGGAGCAGCCCGCGACCGAGATCGCTCTTCGTTCGACGATGAAGGACGACCTCTACGTCGTGCTCGGTACGCTCGAGAAAGACGGCACGGCGACGTTCCAGGTTTACGTCAACCCTCTCGTCTGGTGGCTCTGGTTCGGCGGGTTCGTTCTCGTGCTCGGAACCGGCGTCGCCGCGTTCCCTGTACGGCGCGTCGTCGAGCGCGAGCGCGCGAGGGAAACCGCTGCCGTCCACGGCCCGGTTCGTTGA